In Candidatus Poribacteria bacterium, the following are encoded in one genomic region:
- a CDS encoding type II toxin-antitoxin system RelE/ParE family toxin — protein MRNDARRREIQYYRAPNGRRPFIEWFESIRDKNTQNRIDKRLERLEDGNFGDYQSVGGGVFELRLQFGPGYRIYFGQMDDTLVLLLCGGDKTSQARDITVAKTYWVEYKETH, from the coding sequence ATGCGTAACGACGCACGTCGGCGGGAAATACAATACTATCGGGCTCCAAATGGTAGGAGGCCCTTCATTGAATGGTTTGAGTCTATTCGGGACAAAAATACGCAGAACAGAATTGACAAACGACTTGAACGTCTTGAGGATGGCAATTTTGGCGATTACCAATCTGTTGGAGGGGGTGTCTTTGAATTACGACTCCAGTTCGGCCCAGGATATCGGATATATTTTGGTCAAATGGATGATACACTCGTTCTTTTGCTCTGTGGCGGTGATAAAACATCGCAAGCGAGGGATATCACAGTCGCAAAAACATATTGGGTGGAATATAAGGAGACACACTAA
- the ilvC gene encoding ketol-acid reductoisomerase, producing MATIYYESDANFDLLKERTVAVVGYGAQGRAQSLNLKDSGANVVVGLYEGSRSKARAEAEGLTVKTVEEAATMADIVQILIPDERHAAVYRDQIAPNMQAGNMLLVSHGFSVHFGQIVPASDIDVAMIAPKGPGSLVREVFEGGGGVPCLIAIHQDTTGLARDVALAYARGIGGTRAGVIETTFREETETDLFGEQAVLCGGTAALIKAAFDTLVEAGYQPEMAYFECLHELKLIVELIYTGGLSKMRNDVSNTAEYGDLTRGPQLIDDSVRDKMRQILKDVQGGVFAREWVLENEANQPILGALRRQEEELEIEEVGKNLRSMMSWLDE from the coding sequence ATGGCAACGATTTATTACGAGAGTGATGCTAATTTTGATTTACTGAAAGAGCGCACCGTCGCCGTTGTAGGTTACGGTGCACAGGGGCGCGCCCAGTCACTGAACCTCAAGGACAGTGGTGCGAATGTTGTCGTCGGGTTATATGAAGGCAGCCGTTCAAAAGCACGAGCGGAAGCCGAAGGCTTGACTGTGAAAACCGTTGAAGAAGCCGCAACAATGGCAGACATCGTCCAGATTCTCATCCCTGACGAAAGACATGCTGCTGTCTATCGCGACCAAATCGCTCCGAACATGCAGGCGGGGAATATGCTTCTCGTTTCACACGGGTTCAGTGTCCATTTCGGACAGATTGTGCCCGCTAGTGACATCGATGTCGCAATGATCGCACCGAAGGGACCCGGGTCCCTGGTCCGCGAGGTGTTTGAAGGTGGCGGAGGCGTACCGTGTCTCATTGCTATACATCAGGATACCACAGGTCTCGCGCGCGATGTCGCCCTCGCTTATGCGCGAGGTATCGGCGGCACACGTGCCGGCGTTATTGAAACCACATTCCGCGAAGAAACCGAAACGGATCTCTTCGGTGAGCAAGCCGTTCTGTGTGGTGGAACCGCTGCCCTCATCAAAGCCGCTTTCGATACGCTCGTCGAGGCTGGCTATCAACCCGAAATGGCCTACTTCGAATGTCTGCACGAATTGAAACTGATTGTTGAATTAATCTACACCGGTGGATTGAGCAAGATGCGGAACGATGTAAGCAACACCGCCGAATACGGCGACCTGACTCGCGGTCCGCAACTCATTGATGACAGCGTCCGAGACAAAATGCGCCAAATCTTGAAGGACGTTCAGGGCGGTGTCTTCGCACGCGAGTGGGTCTTGGAAAATGAGGCGAATCAACCCATACTCGGGGCACTCCGCCGACAGGAAGAAGAATTGGAGATTGAAGAGGTCGGCAAAAACCTACGCAGTATGATGAGTTGGCTCGACGAATAG
- a CDS encoding phytanoyl-CoA dioxygenase family protein, whose translation MSNQGVTYKTDKIMPTWEQLAEMGRDLQFYPSVTEHPKVLTQEQLTDFNSVGYIKGIPIFDEAAIGKHRQYFDALLASVMAEGGSSYSIISAHMKYGKVYDLLTHPKIVACVKDLIGEDVIGWGAHYFCKMPHDSKIVGWHQDAGYWPLTPSKTATVWLAIDDATVENGAMRFIAGSHQLGHLTARYSIPDENSVLGQIVEDAEQYGKSVDVELKAGEISIHTDLLLHGSNANPSPKRRCGLTLRYCSSDVHAAYRWDREGVVVSGEDRSGNWGNPPRPTAD comes from the coding sequence ATGTCAAACCAAGGCGTAACCTACAAAACCGATAAAATCATGCCCACATGGGAGCAACTCGCCGAAATGGGACGCGATCTCCAGTTTTACCCAAGCGTCACCGAGCATCCGAAGGTACTAACCCAAGAGCAGTTGACTGATTTCAACAGCGTCGGTTATATCAAAGGTATCCCGATTTTCGATGAAGCCGCAATCGGTAAACACCGTCAATACTTCGATGCCCTGTTAGCAAGTGTCATGGCAGAAGGCGGAAGTAGTTACTCAATCATCTCCGCACACATGAAATACGGGAAAGTCTACGACCTCCTCACACACCCGAAGATCGTCGCTTGTGTGAAAGACTTGATCGGTGAGGATGTTATCGGTTGGGGCGCGCACTACTTCTGCAAAATGCCGCATGACTCAAAAATCGTCGGCTGGCATCAAGACGCGGGTTACTGGCCCCTGACTCCCTCAAAAACCGCTACCGTCTGGCTCGCGATTGACGATGCCACCGTTGAGAACGGCGCGATGCGATTCATCGCAGGTTCACACCAATTAGGACACTTGACGGCTCGATACAGCATACCCGACGAAAACAGTGTCTTGGGTCAAATCGTTGAAGATGCCGAGCAGTACGGCAAATCCGTAGATGTTGAACTCAAAGCAGGTGAAATTTCCATCCACACTGACTTGCTGCTGCACGGTTCAAACGCCAATCCCTCACCGAAACGACGGTGCGGTCTTACGCTGCGATACTGTAGCTCCGATGTCCATGCTGCCTACCGCTGGGATAGAGAAGGCGTCGTCGTGAGTGGAGAGGATAGAAGTGGAAACTGGGGAAACCCACCCCGTCCAACTGCCGATTAA
- the ilvN gene encoding acetolactate synthase small subunit: protein MNPEERHIFSVLVENRFGVLARVAGLFSGRGFNIDSLNVAETHDRSISQITLVTHGDAQIIEQIYHHLNRLIDVIEVTDLSTAGTHVERELVLIKVATDDPQKRTEVLQVAEVFRGRVIDMKPASLVLEITGDEGKLKAAIDIFNTYGILELARTGKIAMLRGSEL, encoded by the coding sequence ATGAATCCAGAAGAACGACATATTTTTTCCGTCTTGGTCGAAAACCGATTTGGAGTTCTCGCACGTGTCGCGGGACTTTTCAGCGGACGCGGCTTTAATATCGACAGTCTCAACGTCGCCGAAACGCATGACAGGAGTATCTCGCAGATAACGCTTGTCACGCACGGCGATGCCCAAATTATTGAACAAATCTATCATCATCTCAACAGACTTATTGACGTTATTGAGGTCACAGACCTTTCCACTGCTGGAACGCATGTTGAGCGCGAACTTGTTCTTATCAAGGTTGCCACGGACGACCCTCAAAAACGCACCGAGGTTTTACAAGTCGCGGAAGTCTTCCGGGGACGGGTTATAGATATGAAGCCTGCCTCACTTGTTCTTGAAATTACAGGTGATGAGGGTAAATTGAAAGCGGCGATTGATATCTTCAATACCTACGGTATCCTTGAGTTAGCACGCACCGGCAAAATAGCGATGCTCCGCGGCTCCGAACTTTAA
- a CDS encoding type II toxin-antitoxin system HicA family toxin, with translation MNKRHQNTLNAIFRRPVPATLKWRHIESLFLALGAKFTGGRGSRVRFELNGVAVTFHRPHRQKEARIYQVQNARRFLEEVGITP, from the coding sequence ATGAATAAACGACATCAGAACACCTTGAACGCTATTTTCAGGAGGCCAGTTCCGGCTACATTAAAATGGCGACACATTGAATCTCTTTTTCTTGCTCTTGGGGCCAAATTTACTGGGGGCCGTGGATCAAGGGTACGGTTTGAGCTGAACGGTGTTGCGGTTACGTTTCACAGACCGCATCGTCAGAAAGAAGCAAGAATTTACCAGGTACAAAACGCACGTCGCTTTCTTGAAGAGGTAGGGATAACCCCATGA
- a CDS encoding GNAT family N-acetyltransferase, producing MRFPNAPVATMDVSDNTNTYSDPFFIRECHPEEAEALLALWRAAGTSPSVTDTITDIRNTIESSAFVLVAEADQRIVGSLIATFDGWRGNMYRIAVHPDYRRRGIGRALVKEGERYLAKQGVKRITALVEEKYPWAIAFWSSVGYDIEPGIVRFFRNP from the coding sequence GTGCGGTTTCCAAACGCACCGGTCGCAACAATGGATGTATCCGACAACACGAATACCTATTCAGACCCATTCTTCATTCGAGAGTGCCATCCCGAAGAGGCGGAAGCACTTCTCGCGTTATGGCGGGCTGCTGGCACATCTCCGAGCGTCACGGATACGATCACGGACATCCGAAACACGATAGAAAGCTCCGCATTCGTGCTGGTTGCTGAGGCAGATCAACGTATCGTCGGCTCCCTAATCGCTACTTTCGATGGATGGCGCGGGAACATGTATCGGATCGCCGTTCATCCTGACTACCGACGGCGTGGCATTGGACGCGCCTTAGTCAAGGAAGGTGAGAGATACTTAGCAAAACAGGGCGTTAAACGCATCACGGCACTCGTAGAAGAGAAGTATCCGTGGGCGATTGCATTCTGGTCGAGTGTCGGGTATGATATAGAACCTGGGATCGTACGGTTTTTTCGCAATCCTTAA
- the ilvB gene encoding biosynthetic-type acetolactate synthase large subunit — translation MELSGAQILIDSLKREGVEYIFGVNGGAAMPIFDALYSETEIKLIPMRHEQGASHAADGYARATGDVGVALATSGPGATNLVTGIATAYMDSIPMVAITGQVFTHYIGSDAFQECDVIGVTRPICKHSYLIKDCDEVADVVAEAFHLAQTGKPGPVIIDIAKDAQMHEALFQYPETVNIRSYKPQVHGDPAQIAKAAALIKEAKRPMLYAGGGVVLANASEELRQLTLKTQIPITVTLMGLGAFPETHPLAMEMPGMHGSCCANYAFTDADLIIAIGARFDDRVTGDLSKFAPNAKKIHIDIDASCIGKNVPVDVPIIGDAKNVLTELNKQVGTADIDPWRDQIQEWKQKYPFEYEQKADKVMPQYVIEQIYEHYSDAIVVADVGQHQMWAAQYFKFTEPRQWLNSGGLGTMGFSLPAAIGAQLGCPDKTVVNINGDGSYIMTIQELVPAVTMKLPLKIFIINNMYLGMVRQWQELFHGKRYSAVDYHDNPDFALLAQAFGATGLRVEHTEDVVPALQKAKGITDGPVVIDFIVDEEENVFPMVPAGAGLGDVIRGLS, via the coding sequence ATGGAACTTTCAGGAGCGCAAATCCTTATTGACAGTCTCAAGCGGGAAGGCGTCGAATATATCTTCGGTGTGAACGGTGGCGCAGCGATGCCGATTTTCGATGCCTTGTACAGTGAGACCGAAATCAAATTGATTCCGATGCGGCATGAACAAGGGGCTTCCCACGCCGCTGATGGCTACGCACGCGCCACTGGAGACGTCGGGGTCGCACTCGCAACCTCGGGTCCCGGCGCAACCAATCTCGTTACCGGGATCGCAACCGCTTACATGGATTCGATTCCGATGGTGGCAATCACGGGACAGGTCTTCACCCACTATATCGGCAGCGATGCTTTCCAAGAGTGCGATGTTATCGGCGTAACGCGTCCGATCTGTAAGCATAGCTACTTAATTAAAGATTGCGACGAGGTCGCAGATGTCGTCGCTGAAGCGTTTCACCTTGCACAGACTGGGAAACCCGGTCCTGTCATTATTGACATTGCTAAAGACGCCCAGATGCACGAAGCACTGTTTCAATATCCAGAAACAGTTAATATCCGTAGCTACAAACCGCAAGTTCACGGGGATCCAGCACAAATCGCCAAGGCAGCGGCATTGATTAAAGAAGCGAAACGTCCGATGCTTTATGCCGGTGGGGGGGTCGTACTTGCCAACGCCAGCGAGGAACTGCGGCAGCTCACGCTCAAAACCCAGATCCCGATTACTGTTACATTGATGGGACTCGGCGCTTTCCCGGAAACACATCCTTTGGCGATGGAGATGCCCGGAATGCACGGCTCTTGTTGCGCAAATTACGCTTTTACCGACGCAGACCTTATTATTGCTATCGGAGCAAGATTCGATGATCGCGTTACAGGGGATCTCAGTAAATTCGCACCGAACGCAAAAAAAATCCACATCGATATTGACGCCTCCTGTATCGGGAAAAATGTCCCCGTAGATGTGCCGATCATTGGTGATGCGAAGAACGTCCTCACTGAACTGAACAAACAGGTTGGCACAGCGGATATCGATCCCTGGCGCGACCAGATTCAGGAGTGGAAGCAGAAGTACCCATTTGAATACGAACAAAAAGCCGATAAGGTGATGCCGCAATACGTCATTGAGCAAATTTACGAACATTACAGCGATGCGATTGTCGTTGCGGATGTCGGACAGCACCAGATGTGGGCAGCACAATACTTCAAATTCACCGAACCCCGGCAGTGGCTCAACTCCGGTGGGCTCGGGACAATGGGATTCAGTCTCCCCGCCGCAATCGGTGCCCAACTCGGATGTCCGGATAAAACCGTCGTCAACATCAATGGGGACGGTTCCTATATCATGACGATCCAAGAATTGGTGCCAGCGGTTACCATGAAGTTGCCACTGAAGATTTTCATCATCAACAACATGTACTTGGGAATGGTCCGTCAATGGCAGGAATTGTTCCACGGTAAACGGTATTCCGCCGTTGACTACCACGACAATCCCGATTTCGCCTTACTCGCACAGGCATTCGGTGCCACAGGATTACGCGTCGAACACACCGAAGATGTTGTCCCAGCATTACAGAAGGCGAAAGGGATTACCGACGGTCCTGTCGTCATTGACTTTATTGTCGATGAAGAAGAGAATGTGTTCCCGATGGTGCCAGCCGGTGCCGGACTCGGAGATGTTATCCGCGGGTTATCTTAA
- a CDS encoding ABC transporter permease subunit: MIWHITKREILDNLTRFRFALTVVLVMALMVMNAVIFVSSQYPRRIAEYSQDINAATESMKERSASLGELAVSGPGDLYKKPSPLAFIATGADAKLPKRVTANASSGSNWNAPNFHYSHSNNWWLEYTQDVFQKNDALPNFTELDWTFIIGLVMSFMAILFTYDAISGERETGTLSLLMSNSVSRATVLLAKFIGAFLTLMFPLLIGVLLNLMIVNASELVSLDGSEWVRFGIIVVISALYISIFLWLGLFVSGQFSNSSSSLLVLLLIWVVFVVLIPNTMGALASGFQQVPSRSEASRLKEAKLDEIHERYWKDNKLFQFGSPSDDPPNIEALRTWAGYLTERADAKSRFDDAHLDRQFAQVAFTQQITRLSPAAVYQYALESLSGTGFARHKRFVQQARRYRQQFIDFIQSEDRGDNESYHVYLVKEGLSQKPVAFSGIPKFSEKLTVGITFKGALLDLMLLVSLALLLFMAAVLAFLRSDVN, from the coding sequence ATGATCTGGCACATAACGAAACGCGAAATTCTTGATAATCTGACCCGTTTTCGATTTGCCCTCACGGTGGTTTTGGTCATGGCACTGATGGTGATGAATGCTGTGATATTTGTGAGTAGTCAATACCCGAGAAGAATAGCAGAATATTCCCAAGACATCAACGCCGCAACGGAATCAATGAAGGAACGAAGTGCCAGTCTCGGTGAGTTGGCTGTATCGGGTCCAGGCGATCTCTACAAGAAGCCGAGTCCATTGGCATTTATCGCTACGGGAGCAGATGCGAAATTGCCGAAGCGGGTCACCGCGAATGCTTCTTCCGGCAGCAACTGGAATGCCCCTAATTTTCACTACTCGCATTCAAACAATTGGTGGCTCGAATATACCCAAGATGTCTTTCAGAAAAATGATGCCCTGCCAAATTTCACGGAATTAGACTGGACGTTTATCATCGGATTGGTGATGAGTTTCATGGCGATCCTGTTCACTTACGATGCAATCTCTGGAGAGCGCGAAACAGGGACGTTAAGCCTACTCATGTCTAATTCGGTATCCCGTGCCACTGTGCTTCTGGCGAAATTTATTGGTGCTTTTCTCACCCTTATGTTCCCGCTATTGATTGGGGTATTACTGAATTTAATGATTGTCAACGCGTCGGAACTGGTGTCACTCGACGGGAGCGAATGGGTAAGATTTGGGATAATTGTTGTTATTTCTGCTCTCTACATCTCAATATTTTTATGGCTTGGACTGTTTGTCTCAGGCCAATTTTCCAATTCGTCGAGTAGCTTGCTGGTCCTACTTCTGATTTGGGTCGTATTTGTGGTGCTTATTCCGAACACAATGGGGGCATTGGCGAGCGGTTTCCAGCAGGTTCCTTCCAGAAGCGAGGCTTCCCGGTTAAAGGAAGCAAAACTGGATGAAATCCATGAACGATACTGGAAAGATAACAAGCTTTTCCAATTCGGTTCCCCTTCCGATGATCCACCCAACATTGAGGCACTCAGAACATGGGCGGGTTATCTCACTGAACGTGCGGATGCGAAGAGTCGGTTTGACGATGCGCATCTGGATAGGCAATTCGCACAGGTTGCGTTTACACAACAAATTACGCGGCTATCCCCGGCGGCTGTCTACCAATATGCTTTAGAATCTCTATCAGGTACAGGATTTGCCAGACATAAGAGGTTCGTCCAACAGGCGCGCCGCTATCGACAACAGTTCATCGACTTTATCCAATCGGAGGACAGAGGCGACAACGAAAGCTACCACGTTTATCTCGTAAAAGAAGGCTTATCCCAGAAACCTGTTGCCTTTAGTGGTATTCCCAAGTTCTCAGAAAAACTGACTGTGGGTATCACGTTCAAAGGGGCGTTGTTGGATCTGATGTTGTTAGTCTCACTGGCGCTACTCCTGTTTATGGCGGCTGTTTTAGCGTTTTTGCGAAGCGATGTAAACTAA
- a CDS encoding type II toxin-antitoxin system HicB family antitoxin, giving the protein MNTMTYKGYTAQIEYSAEDGCLIGEIAGIRDIVGFHGDSVAELRAAFEEAVEDYLEMCEELGRPPQKPYSGNLTLHIPPEVHIGIARAAEASGKDLDQWATDTFTDVLQLDPKPQSPENTT; this is encoded by the coding sequence ATGAACACAATGACATACAAAGGCTATACAGCCCAAATTGAATATAGTGCTGAAGACGGTTGCCTTATTGGCGAAATCGCTGGAATCAGGGATATTGTCGGTTTTCACGGCGATTCCGTTGCTGAACTGCGAGCCGCTTTTGAAGAAGCCGTTGAGGATTACCTTGAAATGTGTGAGGAACTCGGGAGACCCCCTCAGAAACCGTATTCTGGTAATCTGACGCTGCATATTCCCCCCGAAGTTCATATAGGCATCGCTAGGGCGGCCGAAGCCAGTGGTAAGGATTTGGATCAATGGGCAACGGATACGTTTACCGATGTGCTACAGTTAGATCCAAAACCACAAAGTCCCGAAAATACTACTTAA
- the metG gene encoding methionine--tRNA ligase: MSAFYVTTPIYYVNGEPHAGHGYSTIVADALARYHRLKGNDVFFLTGVDEHGANVYKAAEEAGLAPQAYCDKMAPIFMKFWEGLNISNDIFMRTTSDMHKRGAEKFLIALHDSGDVYKGSYEGHYCRPCERFFTEKDLTDEKICPIHKLPLEWLEEENYFFRLSKYQDRLLAHFQENPDFVYPAARRNELLSVLDSGLEDISISRASVSWGISLPFDPEHIVYVWIEALMNYMTALGYETESEQYRTFWPATVHLMGKDISRFHALIWPAMLMAVNLPLPKQVVAHGMMTKDGEALSKTRGIFVDMDTDIATYGLDAFRYYLLREFSFGNDGDYRPTRLHARYNADLANDLGNLLNRVLGLVNKNFEGIPEPTTPGEFDDEITAMAQTTVDKLDEHINAFAFDTALETIWEFVRRLNRYVQQTQVWTLAKPETKPRMGTILYNSLEALRFISVLISPFVPETAEKIQKQIGLTEFDAVAEWGRLPVGLTTSRGEPIFPRVDVKKEKQSQPKAATQPKQKKKKETSSLVSFADFQKLDLRVARILSAEPIEGADRLLKLQVDLGTEERQLVAGIAEHYKPGALAGKQVIVVANLEPATIRGVESHGMILAGSADSVVLATLETEMPLGTQVR, translated from the coding sequence ATGAGTGCATTTTATGTCACCACACCCATCTACTATGTAAACGGTGAACCCCACGCAGGACACGGCTATAGCACTATTGTTGCCGACGCTTTGGCGCGCTATCACCGCCTCAAAGGCAATGACGTTTTCTTCCTGACCGGTGTCGATGAACACGGTGCAAATGTATACAAAGCCGCTGAAGAGGCAGGACTTGCCCCGCAAGCGTATTGCGATAAAATGGCACCGATATTTATGAAATTTTGGGAAGGATTGAATATTTCAAACGACATCTTCATGCGGACGACGAGTGATATGCACAAGCGCGGCGCAGAGAAATTCCTCATTGCCCTCCACGATAGCGGGGATGTCTACAAAGGCTCTTATGAGGGACACTACTGCCGCCCGTGTGAGCGATTTTTCACTGAAAAAGACCTGACGGACGAAAAAATCTGCCCAATTCATAAACTGCCCTTGGAATGGCTTGAGGAGGAGAACTATTTCTTTAGGCTTTCCAAGTATCAAGATCGTTTACTCGCGCATTTCCAAGAAAACCCGGACTTTGTCTATCCTGCCGCCCGGCGCAATGAACTTTTGAGCGTCCTCGATTCCGGCTTGGAAGATATAAGCATCTCTCGTGCCTCCGTCTCGTGGGGCATCTCTTTACCCTTTGATCCCGAGCATATCGTCTACGTCTGGATTGAGGCGTTGATGAATTACATGACCGCCCTCGGTTATGAAACCGAGAGTGAGCAGTACCGCACCTTTTGGCCCGCCACCGTCCACCTCATGGGAAAAGACATCAGCCGTTTTCATGCACTGATTTGGCCCGCAATGTTGATGGCGGTTAACTTACCGCTTCCGAAGCAGGTCGTCGCACACGGTATGATGACGAAGGATGGCGAAGCGCTGAGTAAAACGCGCGGTATCTTCGTTGATATGGACACGGACATCGCCACATACGGATTGGACGCCTTCCGTTATTACCTCCTGCGTGAGTTTAGTTTCGGAAACGATGGCGATTACCGTCCCACCCGTTTACATGCTCGCTACAACGCCGATCTCGCCAACGATCTGGGGAACCTGCTCAATCGCGTTCTCGGTTTAGTTAACAAAAACTTTGAAGGGATTCCCGAACCGACAACACCCGGTGAATTTGACGACGAAATCACGGCGATGGCGCAGACGACAGTAGATAAATTAGATGAACATATCAACGCTTTCGCTTTTGACACAGCGTTGGAAACCATCTGGGAATTCGTCCGGCGTCTCAACCGGTATGTCCAACAGACGCAGGTCTGGACGCTCGCGAAGCCTGAGACGAAACCGAGAATGGGCACGATCCTTTACAATAGCTTAGAGGCACTCCGATTCATTTCTGTCCTGATCTCACCTTTCGTTCCAGAGACTGCTGAGAAGATTCAGAAACAGATCGGTTTAACGGAATTCGATGCCGTCGCAGAATGGGGACGTTTACCGGTAGGACTGACAACCAGTCGAGGGGAACCGATTTTCCCGCGTGTCGATGTCAAAAAAGAGAAACAGTCGCAGCCGAAAGCAGCCACGCAGCCCAAACAGAAGAAGAAAAAAGAAACATCCAGTCTTGTTTCCTTCGCTGATTTCCAAAAATTGGATCTGCGTGTGGCACGTATCCTCAGTGCCGAACCGATTGAAGGGGCGGACCGACTCCTCAAATTGCAGGTAGACCTCGGCACCGAAGAACGGCAACTCGTCGCTGGAATCGCTGAACACTATAAACCTGGAGCATTGGCGGGTAAACAGGTAATCGTCGTCGCAAATTTAGAGCCCGCAACGATTCGTGGTGTTGAATCACACGGCATGATCCTCGCCGGGAGTGCTGATTCCGTCGTTTTGGCGACCCTTGAAACAGAAATGCCCCTCGGCACACAAGTAAGGTAG
- a CDS encoding VCBS repeat-containing protein: MRRVAVKFRGYQLDNTFKSVYGLAVADLNGDGQLDIIAGSTGEPIIAWYEAPHWKRHLVTDQGSGHITIAPYDLTGNGTPELIVGSGFNRGVNAAGGYLQWLEAPAQDGQNWKSHRIADVPFIHRIGLANLSGNASTSAPFLIVASIRGTDGPPGEWHSPGSLWCYELSDTPREATSWHSHLLDDSLHINHGLSINDVDQDGRDDVLISCSEGLIWYEPPTSPMTDDWGKWIISDRECSDTFAADIDGDGINEILAIEPWHGNNLVWYKATGDLRTDPWHRYLIDDTLNRGHSLAAVDVDDDGVLEIISGYNGEGTSLHLYRPEDLAQNRWSKETIDNGGLGVGQMHVLDMNGNGRLDIVASGLSTGNVKWYENQPS, translated from the coding sequence ATGAGGAGGGTAGCCGTGAAATTCAGAGGATATCAACTGGACAATACCTTCAAAAGTGTCTATGGACTCGCAGTCGCCGACCTGAACGGCGACGGACAACTCGATATCATCGCTGGTTCTACAGGCGAACCCATTATCGCTTGGTACGAGGCACCCCATTGGAAGAGACACCTTGTGACGGATCAAGGCAGCGGACATATCACCATCGCGCCTTACGATCTTACCGGGAACGGCACGCCTGAGCTCATTGTCGGCAGTGGTTTCAATCGTGGCGTCAACGCCGCAGGTGGATACCTCCAATGGCTTGAAGCACCCGCACAAGACGGACAGAATTGGAAGAGCCATCGCATCGCCGATGTCCCCTTTATCCATCGTATAGGACTCGCAAACCTCTCCGGGAACGCTTCAACATCGGCACCTTTTCTTATTGTCGCATCGATCCGCGGCACGGACGGTCCACCCGGTGAATGGCACAGTCCCGGCTCTCTCTGGTGTTATGAATTGTCGGATACCCCGCGAGAAGCAACCTCTTGGCACTCCCACCTCCTTGACGATTCCCTCCACATCAACCACGGTTTGAGTATCAACGACGTTGACCAAGATGGACGTGATGACGTCCTGATTAGTTGCTCCGAAGGATTGATCTGGTATGAACCCCCTACATCACCGATGACGGACGATTGGGGCAAATGGATCATCAGCGACCGAGAGTGTAGCGACACATTCGCCGCTGACATTGACGGTGATGGTATCAACGAGATTTTAGCGATTGAGCCGTGGCACGGAAACAATCTCGTCTGGTATAAAGCCACCGGCGATCTACGAACGGATCCATGGCATCGTTACCTCATCGACGACACACTCAACCGAGGACACTCCCTCGCTGCGGTTGACGTTGACGATGATGGGGTCCTTGAGATTATCTCTGGTTACAACGGCGAAGGCACAAGCTTGCATCTCTACCGTCCAGAGGATCTCGCACAGAACCGGTGGAGTAAAGAAACGATTGACAATGGCGGTTTAGGAGTCGGACAGATGCACGTCCTGGACATGAACGGGAACGGCAGATTGGACATCGTCGCCAGCGGTCTCAGCACCGGCAACGTTAAGTGGTATGAGAACCAACCCAGTTGA
- a CDS encoding superoxide dismutase gives MAHTLPALPYAHDALEPYIDTLTMEIHHGKHHQAYITNLNTALEGLGDLANMDIHDLLSNLDQVPEDKRQAVINNGGGHANHSLFWSIMGPNGGEPGGEIAAAINSTFGSLEAAKEQFVTAATTRFGSGWAWLVLGDNGLEIYSTANQDSPIMQGHTPLLGLDVWEHAYYLNYQNRRPDYVEAWGNVINWTRVNELYIANA, from the coding sequence ATGGCACATACATTACCAGCGCTCCCTTACGCGCATGATGCTTTAGAACCTTATATTGATACACTAACGATGGAAATCCATCACGGTAAACACCATCAGGCATATATCACCAACCTCAATACCGCTTTAGAGGGACTCGGTGACCTCGCTAATATGGATATTCACGACCTGCTCAGCAACCTCGACCAGGTGCCGGAAGACAAACGCCAAGCCGTCATCAACAACGGCGGTGGACACGCAAATCATTCACTCTTCTGGTCGATCATGGGTCCGAATGGTGGCGAACCCGGCGGAGAAATCGCAGCGGCGATAAACTCTACCTTCGGATCACTTGAGGCAGCAAAGGAACAATTTGTTACAGCCGCAACCACACGCTTCGGTTCTGGGTGGGCATGGCTCGTCCTCGGCGACAACGGTCTGGAAATCTACTCCACCGCAAATCAGGACAGTCCGATTATGCAGGGACATACCCCGCTTCTCGGGCTCGATGTTTGGGAGCACGCCTACTATCTGAATTACCAGAATCGCCGTCCAGATTACGTTGAGGCATGGGGAAACGTTATCAACTGGACCCGGGTCAATGAACTTTATATAGCGAACGCCTAA